In one window of Pedosphaera parvula Ellin514 DNA:
- the addA gene encoding helicase-exonuclease AddAB subunit AddA, translated as MSFTPAQQEAIIARGNVLVVAGAGTGKTRTLVERCLHCLVEEKPPTSLDEILMVTFTDAAAAEMRQRIRARLEQELAKHTDDLRWTEQLTIFDTAHIGTLHSFCLQLVRQHFYELELDPQLTVLPEEEARLLADETLENLLQSHYAGDAEGAEAVQQLIQVQGRGWDQPIRTLVLRLHHYTQTLRDPADWLKSQLEMFASPEPAQWRTWLIEGITDWRNRWLPALQSEKSDNLKATECCRALASLLENPSLEQGAEALENIWAADLEWPRGKKTDWRKPLEDFLEEATFLRSLARKTKEVDPLAEDWDWIRGQMTSLLGLAEQFSAAFSLAKRELGVVDFHDLEQHSLQLLWDRNTKQATAVARQWRKKLRFVFVDEYQDINDAQDAILKALSREGEESNRFLVGDVKQSIYRFRLADPHIFQNYIETWRGADGKAIPLVDNFRSREAILNFINSLFEGLMRRDIGSVPYDDEARLRFGNAENRVDLSCAKEDAPRVELHLRLKGSLEAKDMPEGEGEGSRAWTEMMNLEEAEKEARLIGKRLLALKAEKHLAWDEHTKAMRPVTWSDMAVLLRSPARKAESYAKEFSRLGIPLLVARGGFYESMEVTDLLSLLQLLDNPLQDVPTLAVLHSPLVGMSLDELATIRLKLTKGPIWMALRRFHESDEEHAGWKKADRFLKNFASWRRLARQVSLSRCLEAVLSETHYAAWLLTQHRGEQRHANVQRLLGLAQQFDRFQRQGLFRFLRFIDAQQAAETEPEVAAVAEEDAVSLMSVHQSKGLEFPVVVVADLGKPFNMMDLRAEIMLDDKFGLCPQVKPPHTGQRYPSLPYWLARQRQKQEMLGEEMRLLYVALTRARDTLILTGSISEPVFNKRWLETSELTAATLLAARNFLDWLAGWCTKITGTVLKENQGRNSLFCWKVYEDDTHLIETSPSAASEAEKMEQTSVPMDAASWKKLQQKLSWIYPHSAATHEPAKTSVSALRRRMAEDIETEARPLFELKSANPQTKAQQRKNGNNNSERLSAAEVGTTHHSFLQMVSLERVGSVEELRREAKRLEAEQLLTVEEAGSLDFPALAAFWKSELGLRIQRQSRHVRRELAFTVRFSPEEVAGNTPKDPELFDEEFVVVQGVADLTVLLPDQIWLVDFKTDRITSAELAEKVKIYEPQLQLYAQALARIYHRPVTETQLYFLALKRSVAVKTGRSNKLSQTEV; from the coding sequence ATGAGTTTTACCCCTGCACAACAGGAAGCCATTATTGCGCGCGGAAACGTGCTCGTCGTCGCCGGAGCCGGGACCGGGAAGACCCGCACGCTGGTGGAGCGTTGCCTGCATTGCCTGGTGGAGGAAAAGCCGCCGACTTCGCTGGATGAAATTCTCATGGTTACGTTTACGGATGCGGCGGCGGCGGAAATGCGTCAACGTATCCGGGCCCGGCTGGAGCAGGAATTGGCGAAACATACGGACGACTTGCGTTGGACGGAGCAGTTGACCATTTTCGATACAGCGCACATCGGCACACTGCATAGCTTTTGTCTGCAATTGGTGCGGCAGCATTTTTATGAACTGGAACTGGACCCGCAATTGACGGTGCTGCCCGAGGAGGAGGCGCGGTTGCTGGCGGATGAGACGTTGGAAAATTTGTTACAGTCCCATTATGCGGGTGACGCGGAAGGGGCTGAGGCAGTGCAACAGTTAATCCAGGTTCAAGGTCGCGGGTGGGATCAACCGATCCGAACGCTGGTCCTGCGGCTGCATCATTACACGCAAACGCTTCGTGATCCGGCAGACTGGTTAAAATCGCAACTCGAGATGTTCGCCTCGCCCGAGCCGGCACAATGGCGCACATGGCTTATCGAAGGCATTACGGATTGGCGCAACCGATGGTTACCGGCGTTGCAGAGTGAAAAGTCCGACAACTTGAAGGCCACCGAATGTTGCAGGGCGTTGGCGAGCCTGCTGGAGAATCCCTCGTTGGAGCAAGGCGCGGAAGCGTTGGAAAACATTTGGGCAGCCGATCTGGAGTGGCCACGAGGTAAAAAAACCGATTGGCGCAAGCCATTGGAGGATTTTTTGGAGGAGGCCACTTTCCTCAGATCCCTGGCGAGAAAGACAAAAGAGGTCGACCCGCTGGCGGAGGATTGGGATTGGATTCGCGGGCAAATGACGAGCCTGTTGGGATTGGCAGAACAGTTTAGTGCCGCGTTCAGCCTGGCCAAGCGGGAGTTGGGAGTGGTTGATTTTCATGATTTGGAGCAGCACTCGTTGCAATTGCTGTGGGATCGTAACACGAAACAAGCGACCGCAGTGGCGCGACAGTGGCGCAAGAAATTGCGGTTCGTTTTCGTGGACGAATACCAGGACATCAACGATGCGCAGGATGCCATTCTCAAAGCCTTGAGCCGTGAGGGCGAGGAGTCGAACCGCTTCCTGGTGGGCGACGTGAAGCAGAGCATTTATCGTTTCCGCCTGGCTGACCCGCATATTTTCCAAAATTATATCGAGACCTGGCGAGGCGCGGATGGAAAAGCGATTCCGTTGGTGGATAATTTTCGGAGCCGGGAAGCCATTTTGAATTTCATCAATTCGCTGTTTGAGGGATTGATGCGCCGCGACATTGGCAGCGTGCCCTACGACGATGAAGCGAGATTGCGCTTTGGAAATGCCGAAAATCGGGTGGACCTCAGTTGTGCGAAGGAAGATGCACCGAGGGTTGAGTTGCATCTGCGGCTCAAAGGCAGCCTGGAGGCGAAGGACATGCCCGAAGGTGAAGGCGAAGGTTCGCGGGCTTGGACTGAGATGATGAATCTCGAAGAGGCGGAAAAAGAAGCACGGTTGATTGGCAAACGGTTGCTCGCCTTAAAGGCCGAGAAGCACCTGGCGTGGGATGAACATACCAAAGCGATGCGACCGGTGACCTGGAGTGACATGGCGGTTTTACTACGTTCGCCAGCTCGCAAAGCTGAGAGTTATGCGAAGGAATTCAGCCGATTGGGCATTCCCCTGCTGGTGGCACGCGGCGGCTTTTACGAGAGCATGGAAGTCACCGACCTGTTGAGCTTATTGCAACTATTGGACAATCCGCTGCAGGACGTTCCCACGCTGGCAGTGTTGCATTCGCCATTGGTCGGCATGTCCCTCGATGAATTGGCAACGATCAGGCTGAAGCTGACGAAGGGACCGATTTGGATGGCATTGCGCCGGTTCCATGAATCAGATGAAGAGCATGCTGGCTGGAAAAAAGCTGATCGGTTTCTCAAGAACTTTGCATCGTGGCGTCGATTGGCGAGACAGGTTTCGCTGTCACGGTGCCTGGAAGCGGTGCTGAGCGAAACACATTATGCCGCGTGGTTGTTGACGCAGCATCGGGGGGAGCAACGCCACGCGAATGTTCAACGATTGTTGGGTTTGGCACAGCAATTTGATCGATTCCAACGCCAGGGATTATTTCGCTTCCTCCGTTTTATCGATGCGCAACAAGCGGCTGAAACCGAACCGGAGGTTGCGGCCGTGGCTGAGGAAGATGCGGTCAGCCTGATGAGCGTGCATCAAAGCAAAGGTTTGGAATTTCCGGTCGTGGTGGTGGCGGATCTCGGCAAGCCGTTCAACATGATGGATCTGCGGGCTGAAATCATGCTGGATGACAAGTTTGGTCTTTGTCCCCAGGTAAAACCGCCGCACACCGGGCAGCGTTATCCCAGCCTGCCCTACTGGCTGGCACGCCAACGGCAGAAGCAGGAGATGCTCGGCGAAGAGATGCGCCTGCTTTACGTTGCGTTGACGCGTGCGCGGGATACTTTGATTTTAACCGGCAGCATTTCGGAGCCGGTTTTCAACAAACGCTGGCTGGAAACATCCGAGTTGACTGCGGCCACGCTGCTGGCGGCGCGAAACTTTTTGGATTGGCTGGCCGGTTGGTGCACAAAAATCACAGGCACAGTTTTGAAGGAAAATCAGGGAAGAAATTCCCTGTTCTGCTGGAAGGTGTATGAGGACGACACGCATTTGATTGAGACATCCCCGTCGGCAGCCAGCGAGGCAGAAAAGATGGAGCAAACCAGCGTTCCGATGGATGCTGCTTCCTGGAAGAAGCTACAGCAAAAACTCTCATGGATTTATCCTCATAGTGCGGCGACACATGAACCTGCCAAGACTTCTGTTTCCGCGTTGCGACGTCGAATGGCTGAGGACATTGAGACGGAAGCCCGGCCTTTATTTGAGTTGAAGAGCGCCAATCCCCAAACTAAGGCGCAGCAGCGCAAAAATGGGAATAACAATTCCGAACGTCTTTCAGCCGCTGAAGTTGGCACGACGCATCATTCATTTCTACAAATGGTTTCTCTGGAGCGGGTTGGCAGTGTGGAAGAATTGAGACGGGAGGCGAAGCGACTGGAAGCGGAGCAACTCCTCACTGTGGAAGAAGCCGGTTCGCTGGATTTTCCCGCACTGGCGGCATTTTGGAAATCGGAGCTGGGGTTGAGAATTCAAAGGCAATCCAGGCACGTTCGCCGTGAGTTGGCTTTCACGGTGCGCTTTTCCCCGGAAGAAGTGGCAGGCAACACGCCCAAGGATCCGGAACTGTTTGACGAAGAATTTGTCGTGGTGCAAGGCGTGGCTGATCTCACGGTATTGTTGCCAGACCAAATCTGGCTGGTGGATTTCAAAACCGACCGAATCACCAGCGCAGAACTGGCGGAAAAAGTTAAGATCTACGAACCGCAGCTACAGCTTTATGCGCAGGCTCTTGCTCGCATTTATCATCGTCCGGTCACTGAGACGCAGCTGTATTTTCTGGCCTTGAAACGTTCGGTTGCGGTCAAAACCGGACGATCCAACAAACTGTCGCAGACTGAAGTTTGA
- a CDS encoding PD-(D/E)XK nuclease family protein gives MQTRFILGPAGSGKTFRCLTEIRKVLAVEPDGPPLLLIAPKQTTYQLERQLLAYPSVAGYTRLQILSFERLAFFVFNSLQKPPPQMLDEEGRLMVLRSLLARKRDELKLFRASARLAGFAQHLSRVLRELQHHQLTPESLHELAEQVHAVEGLSYKLHDLGTMLRDYLDWLQAHHLQDGDNLLTFATEVLREPHAPLNFGEMWVDGFTDLSPQELDLLAQIIPHVPQATLTFCLDQVPTERISWLSNWSVPRRTYDRCQKRFAGLPNVELSKELLARHMNRSRFLNNSPLHHLEQHWAEPKPFVDAATAARPYSLRESLRVITCTNPEAEATLAAREVLRFVRSGGRFREVTILVRKLDNYHEALANTFKRYDIPYFLDRREAVSHHPLAELTRNALRTVAFSWSRDDWFAALKTGLVPAEDTEIDRLENEALARGWKGSTWQHPILIHDNPELTEWAENLRRKIVPPFKNLAVNMGQQSNRPSGRHLAAALRDFWQSLKVDETLQEWSDAEIAGSDSQLAPPIHLTVWEQMNAWLENVELAFPTETLPLREWLPILEAGLANLNVGVIPPALDQVLIGAIDRSRNPDIRLALVLGMNEGVFPAPPEQSVLLTDADREELKKKDVELGASTRQQIGHERYYGYVACTRARQRVVLTSAIFDAAGKPLNPSPFLSQLKQLFPSLETETFPKSLDWRKSEHANELIVPLLRNQVQSPISKVQGVSALNKFPALAALRERLKHFSTTPTEESLSPELAERLYGPALRTSVSRMEQFAACPFKFFVHSGLRAEERKKFELDIRDQGNFQHEVLASFHEQLKTENKRWRDISPQEARERIKSIALTMMVSYRDGLLQVSEETRFTARVLTESLQDFVETLVGWMGQQYAFDPKAVELPFGEDLFPAWELELGKDHKLLLHGRIDRIDICRESEDAEEALCVVVDYKSSQKQLDPLLMEHGLQLQLAAYLNVLRHWPDPRPIFGVQRLIPSGVFYVNLRGRYDREQNRDLALAASESARKLAYRHSGRFDAGVLSRLDQRPGVKEGDQFNFRLTKDGKIHGNSKEAMETQAFAMLLNGVETSLTSMGQAIYSGVAKLDPYRKGTMTACEGCDYNSICRVDPWVHQFRVLRKAEEA, from the coding sequence GTGCAAACGCGCTTTATCCTTGGACCTGCGGGGAGCGGAAAGACCTTCCGCTGCCTGACGGAGATTCGCAAGGTTCTGGCGGTCGAACCGGACGGCCCGCCTTTGCTGCTCATCGCGCCCAAGCAAACCACCTATCAGCTTGAGCGGCAGTTGCTCGCCTACCCTTCCGTGGCCGGGTACACACGTTTGCAGATTCTGTCGTTCGAGCGGCTCGCATTTTTTGTTTTCAACTCACTGCAAAAACCTCCTCCGCAGATGCTGGATGAGGAGGGACGGCTGATGGTGCTGCGGAGCCTGCTCGCCCGCAAACGCGATGAATTGAAACTCTTCCGTGCCAGCGCGCGCCTCGCCGGGTTTGCCCAGCATTTAAGCCGGGTATTGCGCGAACTGCAACACCATCAGCTTACGCCTGAATCACTCCACGAATTGGCCGAGCAAGTTCACGCGGTGGAAGGTCTCAGTTACAAGCTGCATGACCTGGGGACCATGCTGCGCGATTATTTGGACTGGCTGCAGGCCCATCACCTTCAGGATGGCGACAATCTCCTTACCTTCGCGACCGAGGTGCTAAGAGAACCTCACGCCCCACTCAACTTCGGTGAAATGTGGGTGGATGGCTTCACTGATTTATCTCCGCAGGAACTTGACCTGCTGGCCCAAATCATCCCGCACGTTCCACAAGCTACCTTGACCTTTTGCCTGGATCAGGTGCCGACCGAGCGCATTTCCTGGCTCTCCAACTGGTCTGTGCCGCGCCGAACCTATGACCGTTGTCAGAAACGCTTCGCAGGCTTGCCGAACGTCGAGCTAAGCAAGGAGCTCCTGGCGCGGCACATGAACCGGAGCCGGTTCCTGAACAATTCGCCGCTGCACCACCTGGAACAACATTGGGCCGAGCCCAAGCCGTTCGTGGATGCCGCCACTGCTGCGCGACCGTATTCCCTGCGCGAATCGTTGCGGGTGATTACGTGTACGAATCCCGAGGCTGAAGCCACGCTGGCTGCGCGGGAAGTTTTGCGCTTCGTGCGATCAGGCGGACGGTTTCGGGAAGTGACGATTTTGGTGCGCAAGCTCGATAATTATCACGAAGCCCTGGCCAATACTTTCAAACGCTACGATATCCCCTACTTCCTGGATCGCCGCGAAGCCGTCTCGCATCATCCGCTGGCGGAACTGACCCGCAATGCACTTCGCACCGTGGCTTTTTCATGGTCGCGTGATGATTGGTTCGCCGCGTTAAAAACCGGATTGGTTCCCGCGGAGGATACCGAGATTGATCGTTTGGAAAATGAAGCGCTGGCACGGGGTTGGAAGGGTTCCACGTGGCAGCATCCCATCTTGATCCATGACAATCCCGAGCTGACCGAGTGGGCCGAAAACCTGCGTCGCAAAATTGTCCCGCCTTTCAAGAATCTGGCAGTAAATATGGGGCAGCAAAGCAACCGGCCATCGGGCAGGCATCTGGCCGCAGCGTTGCGTGATTTCTGGCAGTCACTGAAAGTGGACGAAACCTTGCAGGAATGGAGCGATGCTGAAATCGCCGGCTCGGATTCGCAACTCGCACCGCCCATTCACCTCACCGTGTGGGAACAGATGAATGCCTGGCTGGAAAACGTGGAACTGGCGTTTCCGACTGAAACGTTGCCGTTGCGTGAGTGGCTGCCCATTCTCGAAGCGGGCCTGGCCAACCTGAACGTGGGTGTGATTCCGCCAGCGCTGGACCAGGTGCTTATCGGCGCCATCGACCGCTCGCGTAATCCGGATATCCGCCTGGCTTTGGTTCTGGGGATGAATGAAGGAGTATTTCCAGCGCCGCCGGAACAATCTGTTCTGCTGACGGACGCGGATCGCGAGGAGCTTAAAAAGAAGGACGTTGAACTGGGCGCGAGCACGCGCCAACAAATTGGCCACGAACGTTATTACGGGTACGTTGCCTGCACGCGCGCCCGTCAACGCGTGGTCCTGACCTCCGCGATCTTTGATGCCGCAGGAAAACCGCTGAATCCATCTCCTTTCCTCTCACAACTCAAGCAACTTTTCCCTTCGCTTGAAACCGAAACTTTTCCAAAGAGTTTGGACTGGCGCAAAAGCGAACATGCGAATGAACTAATTGTGCCGTTGCTGCGCAATCAGGTCCAAAGCCCGATATCAAAGGTCCAGGGTGTATCGGCGTTGAACAAGTTTCCGGCGCTGGCGGCGTTGCGCGAGCGATTGAAACATTTTTCAACCACGCCAACTGAAGAATCGCTTTCACCAGAGCTGGCGGAACGGCTTTACGGCCCGGCCTTGCGCACATCCGTGAGCCGGATGGAACAATTCGCCGCCTGTCCGTTCAAGTTTTTCGTCCACTCCGGCCTGCGTGCCGAGGAGCGAAAGAAGTTTGAGTTGGATATACGGGATCAAGGCAATTTTCAACATGAAGTGCTCGCGAGTTTTCATGAGCAGTTGAAGACAGAAAATAAACGGTGGCGTGACATCAGCCCACAGGAAGCGCGGGAACGCATCAAGTCCATTGCCCTGACCATGATGGTGAGTTATCGCGATGGTTTGTTGCAAGTCAGTGAAGAAACGCGCTTCACTGCGCGCGTGCTTACCGAATCGTTGCAGGATTTTGTCGAGACGCTGGTGGGTTGGATGGGGCAGCAATATGCGTTTGATCCCAAGGCGGTGGAACTGCCTTTCGGAGAGGATTTGTTCCCAGCATGGGAGCTTGAACTCGGCAAAGACCATAAACTCCTGTTGCACGGACGCATTGATCGCATCGATATCTGCCGCGAGTCGGAGGATGCCGAGGAAGCGCTTTGCGTGGTGGTGGATTACAAGTCGAGCCAAAAGCAGCTCGATCCGTTGCTGATGGAGCATGGACTCCAACTTCAATTGGCAGCGTACCTGAATGTTCTCCGCCATTGGCCTGATCCGCGTCCCATCTTCGGCGTGCAACGATTGATTCCCTCAGGCGTGTTTTACGTAAATCTGCGTGGCCGATACGATCGGGAACAAAACCGTGATCTGGCATTGGCAGCCAGTGAATCCGCGCGCAAACTCGCCTACCGCCACTCAGGCCGGTTCGATGCGGGCGTGTTGTCCAGGCTGGATCAGCGCCCGGGTGTGAAGGAAGGCGACCAGTTCAATTTTCGCCTGACCAAGGATGGGAAGATTCATGGCAATTCAAAGGAAGCGATGGAGACTCAGGCTTTTGCGATGTTGCTGAACGGGGTTGAAACTTCCTTAACCTCAATGGGGCAGGCAATTTACTCAGGAGTGGCCAAGTTGGATCCGTATCGGAAGGGAACCATGACGGCTTGCGAGGGTTGCGATTATAATTCCATCTGCCGCGTCGATCCATGGGTGCATCAGTTTAGGGTGTTGCGGAAAGCTGAGGAGGCATGA
- a CDS encoding MBL fold metallo-hydrolase translates to MRIVNLNPDSDIGASAWFLELEGHRLLMDAGVHPKREGRASLPLYNLVDKEEVDAIAITHCHHDHVGSLPVALRYFPKAHVLMTELSYFLVERVLHNSVNVMTRQRDEMGIKEYPLYTHDQVDDIAPVFQGFKYNREVDWAAFHKTRAGLPSPTLEFYDAGHALGSAGVMVRGGKQTVFYTGDVCFQDQTILKGARFEDVKADVLVMETTRGNREVQKDFTRAAELERLCQAIERVQKRKGCILIPTFALGRTQEILAMLALMTRSGRIRQQPIYIGGLGRVFTEIYDLEAHRTHRQLSNLQLREALNLVVLEKGQAQNMKLSGGRIFVMTAGMMSENTAAHDLAARMIGDERQAIFFVGYADGDTPGGRLKAAKPGETFVFSGSAGEVTRKCELEDFDLTAHANREDLLDFVSRVSPHTVLLGHGDEVSRQWFAQQIVARHPKIKVIQPKPGESVSLP, encoded by the coding sequence ATGAGGATTGTAAATTTAAACCCGGACAGTGACATCGGCGCCAGCGCATGGTTTTTGGAACTGGAAGGACATCGACTTTTGATGGATGCCGGCGTGCATCCGAAACGGGAAGGCCGCGCGAGTCTTCCATTGTACAACCTGGTGGATAAGGAGGAGGTGGATGCCATTGCCATCACCCACTGCCACCATGACCATGTCGGCTCATTACCGGTGGCGTTGCGGTATTTTCCCAAGGCACACGTGCTCATGACGGAGTTAAGCTACTTTCTGGTTGAAAGGGTGCTCCACAATTCAGTGAACGTCATGACCCGCCAGCGGGACGAGATGGGGATCAAGGAATATCCGCTTTACACCCACGACCAGGTGGATGACATCGCACCGGTTTTCCAAGGCTTCAAGTACAACCGGGAAGTTGACTGGGCCGCCTTTCACAAAACGCGGGCCGGATTGCCCTCGCCAACCCTGGAGTTTTACGACGCGGGCCATGCGCTTGGTTCCGCCGGAGTCATGGTGCGTGGAGGTAAACAAACTGTTTTCTATACTGGTGATGTTTGTTTCCAGGATCAAACAATCTTGAAGGGCGCACGTTTTGAAGATGTCAAAGCTGACGTCCTCGTCATGGAGACCACCCGGGGCAATCGCGAAGTCCAAAAGGACTTTACCCGTGCAGCGGAGTTGGAACGCCTCTGCCAGGCGATTGAACGGGTGCAAAAGCGCAAGGGTTGCATCCTGATCCCTACCTTCGCACTGGGTCGCACACAGGAAATCCTGGCGATGCTGGCCTTGATGACCCGCTCGGGTCGTATCAGGCAACAGCCGATTTATATTGGCGGTCTGGGCCGGGTGTTCACGGAAATTTATGATTTGGAAGCTCACCGCACGCACCGGCAGCTTAGCAATCTGCAATTGCGCGAAGCCCTGAATTTGGTGGTTCTGGAGAAAGGTCAGGCGCAAAACATGAAGCTCTCCGGAGGGCGCATATTTGTCATGACTGCGGGGATGATGAGTGAAAATACCGCGGCTCACGACCTGGCCGCACGGATGATTGGCGACGAGCGCCAAGCCATTTTCTTCGTTGGCTACGCAGATGGTGACACACCGGGCGGGCGGCTCAAAGCAGCCAAGCCTGGTGAAACTTTTGTATTCAGTGGCTCAGCTGGCGAAGTCACCCGCAAGTGCGAACTGGAAGATTTCGATTTAACAGCCCATGCCAATCGCGAGGATTTGCTCGACTTTGTCAGCAGGGTTTCGCCACACACTGTCCTGCTGGGTCATGGTGATGAGGTTTCCCGCCAGTGGTTTGCGCAGCAAATTGTCGCGCGGCATCCCAAAATAAAGGTGATACAGCCCAAACCGGGGGAGAGCGTAAGTCTCCCGTAG
- a CDS encoding DUF4412 domain-containing protein — translation MKYITFTNKLALLPALVATLALASTTTYAQMGHSPSKSMNMAMMKLFGDNNNFTSKAEISISKAGKTSTTMPINFALAGDKMRTDIDMTQIKSTDMPANAMAMMKQMGMDQMSTIMLPEKKMTYIIYPSLKAYAEQPMDKDDVIDATKNYKIEKTALGKETIDGHPTQKNKVVMTDDKGQKQEATVWNATDLKDFPVQMQMNEDSNVVLMHYKDIKLGKPDANKFEVPTGMTKYSSAQQLMQAEMTKRMGNGGGFGAPPAQK, via the coding sequence ATGAAATATATAACCTTTACGAACAAGCTGGCTCTGTTGCCGGCTCTGGTCGCCACATTAGCCCTGGCATCCACCACCACCTACGCACAGATGGGTCACAGTCCATCTAAGTCGATGAACATGGCGATGATGAAGCTTTTCGGGGACAACAACAATTTCACATCCAAAGCCGAAATCAGTATCAGCAAGGCGGGCAAAACCAGCACCACTATGCCGATCAATTTCGCACTGGCCGGTGATAAGATGCGCACAGACATCGACATGACCCAAATCAAGAGCACCGACATGCCAGCCAATGCCATGGCGATGATGAAGCAGATGGGAATGGATCAAATGAGCACGATCATGCTTCCCGAAAAGAAAATGACCTACATCATCTATCCCAGCTTGAAGGCGTATGCCGAACAACCGATGGACAAGGATGATGTCATTGATGCCACCAAGAATTACAAAATTGAGAAGACCGCACTCGGCAAGGAGACCATTGATGGTCATCCCACGCAGAAGAACAAGGTTGTCATGACGGATGACAAGGGGCAGAAACAGGAAGCCACGGTTTGGAATGCGACCGATCTAAAGGATTTTCCGGTGCAGATGCAGATGAATGAGGATAGCAACGTGGTCCTGATGCACTACAAAGACATCAAGCTGGGCAAGCCAGACGCCAACAAATTCGAAGTTCCCACCGGAATGACCAAGTACAGCTCCGCGCAGCAGCTCATGCAGGCTGAAATGACGAAACGGATGGGTAACGGCGGTGGCTTCGGCGCCCCTCCAGCTCAGAAGTAA
- a CDS encoding response regulator, producing the protein MNRGTILIVDDSEDDIFFIRRALTRAGISNPIQVIDCGDEALAYLKGLNRYADRIQYPLPCLTFMDIKMPGKSGLEVLAEIRNDPQLKKLVVIMLTTSGHSRDIAHAATLGANSYLVKPSDTDNLNDVFKKAADYWLQVHQHTDLLETSAFHAGM; encoded by the coding sequence ATGAACCGAGGAACCATTCTCATCGTTGACGACAGTGAAGATGACATTTTCTTCATCCGGCGTGCGCTGACGCGGGCAGGAATCAGCAACCCGATACAGGTCATCGACTGTGGCGACGAGGCGCTTGCGTATTTGAAAGGGCTCAATCGCTATGCTGACCGTATTCAATATCCGCTGCCGTGCCTGACTTTCATGGACATTAAAATGCCGGGAAAGAGCGGATTGGAGGTTTTGGCGGAGATCAGAAATGATCCTCAATTAAAGAAACTGGTGGTTATCATGCTGACCACTTCGGGACATTCCAGGGACATCGCGCACGCAGCCACACTGGGCGCCAATTCCTATCTGGTCAAGCCGAGCGACACCGACAATTTAAACGACGTTTTCAAAAAGGCAGCGGATTACTGGCTCCAAGTGCATCAACACACTGATTTGTTGGAGACTTCGGCGTTCCATGCTGGTATGTGA
- a CDS encoding response regulator, with amino-acid sequence MKMLVVEDNSNDALLLRLALKRKTLGPPVAVVDGAAEAIDYLLGHNGYGERRRFPLPELILLDWKLPGMQGWEFLEWLRAQPRYRALPVTVMSGSEDAIEMQKAYEYGANFWVGKPQSMKELAAVVQKIHAFWADTTSLPPVIAHNYPSFPAAR; translated from the coding sequence ATGAAGATGTTGGTCGTTGAAGACAATTCAAATGATGCTTTGTTATTACGTTTGGCCTTGAAACGAAAAACCCTGGGACCACCGGTTGCGGTGGTGGATGGAGCGGCTGAAGCAATAGATTACCTGCTGGGGCATAATGGGTATGGGGAACGAAGGAGATTTCCTTTGCCTGAGCTGATCCTGCTCGATTGGAAATTGCCAGGCATGCAGGGTTGGGAGTTTTTGGAATGGTTGCGGGCTCAGCCTCGCTATCGCGCGCTCCCTGTAACCGTCATGAGCGGTTCCGAGGATGCAATCGAGATGCAAAAGGCTTACGAATATGGAGCTAATTTCTGGGTGGGGAAACCGCAGAGCATGAAGGAGTTGGCCGCCGTCGTCCAAAAAATTCATGCGTTCTGGGCTGATACCACCAGTCTGCCGCCGGTAATTGCTCACAACTATCCTTCGTTCCCGGCTGCCAGATAG
- a CDS encoding ATP-binding protein has translation MEDNGIGISPAQQTRIFQVFEHLDNVSSPYEGTGIGLAIVRKAMERMDGQVGVESKPGAGSRFWIELPKLVANNK, from the coding sequence GTGGAGGATAATGGAATAGGCATCTCTCCGGCACAGCAAACACGAATTTTTCAGGTGTTCGAGCATCTGGATAATGTCTCCTCGCCTTACGAAGGAACTGGTATTGGACTCGCCATTGTGCGCAAGGCTATGGAACGCATGGACGGCCAGGTGGGGGTGGAATCCAAACCGGGTGCCGGCAGCCGATTTTGGATCGAACTGCCTAAACTTGTCGCAAACAATAAATAA
- a CDS encoding DUF1643 domain-containing protein, translating into MRKGTDRSGAIFSDCENYRYSLWRIWDDDRPYVAFIGLNPSTADELKDDPTVARCRRYAEAWNYGGMYMLNLFAFRATQPEVMKGAKDPVGRDNDKRIMSVVKEAGLVMAIWGNHGAHRNRSVEVMGWLKNLNCLKVNKSGEPCHPLYLKKNLKPKPFAGVQRLKARVPA; encoded by the coding sequence ATGAGAAAAGGCACGGACAGATCGGGGGCGATATTCTCGGATTGCGAGAATTACAGGTATTCGCTCTGGCGAATCTGGGATGACGACCGGCCATATGTGGCTTTTATTGGCCTGAATCCATCCACGGCGGACGAATTGAAGGATGATCCGACGGTGGCACGGTGTCGTCGATATGCCGAGGCGTGGAATTACGGCGGCATGTATATGTTGAACCTGTTTGCGTTTCGGGCAACACAGCCGGAAGTGATGAAAGGGGCGAAGGATCCGGTCGGGAGGGATAATGATAAGCGAATAATGTCGGTGGTGAAGGAAGCCGGACTGGTGATGGCGATTTGGGGGAACCATGGGGCTCACCGCAACAGGAGCGTGGAGGTGATGGGATGGCTGAAGAATTTGAACTGTTTGAAGGTGAACAAATCTGGAGAGCCGTGTCATCCGCTCTACCTGAAAAAAAATCTCAAGCCAAAACCCTTTGCAGGCGTCCAACGTTTAAAAGCCCGGGTTCCAGCTTGA